Sequence from the Marinobacter gudaonensis genome:
TGTTCTTGCCGGCGTGTTGCTGGCGGCGCTGTTCTTTGCCAACAAGGTGGGCCACTACATGCTGGTGACCTCCGAACTGGATGAAACCACCGATACCCGGACCTACCGGGTGGTTGGCCAGGTATTCTTCAGCTCCTCGGAAAAGTTCATGGAATCCTTTGATTTCAAGGAAGCAGTCGATAATGTGGTGATTGATCTGAGTCGCGCGCACTTCTGGGACATCACCGCGGTGGGCGCCCTGGACAAGGCAGTGATCAAGTTCCGGCGTGAAGGCTCGGAGGTCCGGGTGATTGGTCTGAACGAGGCCAGTGCCACCATCGTTGACCGCTTTGGCGTGCACGACAAGCCGGACGCCGTCGACCAGTTGATGGGGCACTGATATGCCTCCGCAATCGGTGAACGACCGCGGCCAGAAGAATAATCACGAAGAACACGAAGGCGAGGTGGAGATGTTACGAGTAGTTGCCTGTATTGACGGCTCCCAGGCCGCGCCCGCGGTGTGCGATTACGCGGCCTGGGCGAGCAGGCACATGGAAACGCCCATGATGCTGCTGCACGTGCTGGATGAGGAGCGTTACCCGGCGGAGCCGGACCTGGCCGGCAATATAGGCCTCGGCAGTCGTGAGCAGTTACTTGAGGACCTTGCTGAGCTGGACCGCAAGCGTGCAAAACTGGCTCTCGAACACGGCCATCACTTGCTGGATGAGGCGCAACGAAGAGTCAGCGCGGCTGGCATCGAGGACGTGATCCAGCGCCAGCGCCATGGCGGGCTCGCCGAGTCTCTGCTGGCGTTGGAGAACCAGACACGATTGCTGGTGATGGGGCTGCATGGTGAAAGCAGTTCCGAACGGGACACCCATATTGGCAGCCAGCTGGAGACGGTGATTCGCAGTATGCATCGGCCAATCCTCCTGGTGCCGGATGAATACCGTGAGCCCCGCAGTGCCATGCTAGCCTTCGACGGCAGCGCCACGGCGTTCAAGGGTGTGGAACTGCTGGCCGGCAGTCCGGTGCTCCGGGGCATGCCCCTGCACCTGGTAATGATTGGTCCGGATACCAATGATCGCTGGGAACAGCTCAGGAAGGCCGAGAAGATGCTGGCGGGCCTGGGCACCGAGATCACCCTGGCCATTCGCGCCGGTGATGTGGAGCCGGCCCTGCACGCCTACCAGGAAGAGCACGACATCGACATCCTGGTAATGGGCGCCTACGGACATTCCCGAATCCGGCAGTTCCTGGTGGGCAGTACCACAACCACCATGCTCAAGACTGCCGACAAACCCCTGGTGGTATTGCGCTAGCGTGAGGGTTTTTACCGGCTCAGGCAGTGGCTGGGGTGGCATGCCCGAACTTTCTGATCTGTGATACAAAGTCACTGAAGCGGGTGCCCTGGATCAGGACGTGCTCTTTCAGGGCCCGTTCAGCCTCCAGCTCATTACCGCTGGCGATGGCGTCGTATATGCGGCGGTGCTCGGCGGCAGAATTCGAGACCCGGTTCCGGGCCTGGAGCTGGAGGCGACGATAGGGTTTCAGCCGCTGCTTGAGCTGCCTGGCTTCAGATGCCAGAAAGCCGTTGTGGCTGGCATCGTAGATGCAGCTGTGGAATTCCTCGTTCTCGTAATAGTATTCGTCCGGGTCGGACATCACGTCACGATCCTCGCATCGCTCCAGGGCGGTGCGCAGCCGTTCCAGTTCGGAAGGCTGAATCCTTCTGGCGGCCAGCCGACCGCACATCCCTTCAAGTTCGGCCATGACCTCAAACATTTCGATCAACTGATCAAAGCCTACCTTCGCGACGAACGTGCCCTTTTTCGGTTTGACGATCACCAGCCCGCTTACCACCAGCTGCTGAACGGCTTCCCGAATCGGTGTTCTTGAGACGTTGTATTTTTCTGCCAGCGCGTCGTGGTCGAGCTTGTCGCCGGGCAGGAGGCGCCCATTGATGATGTCTTCCTCAAGCGCGTCTTTCAGTTTCTGGGCGTTGGAGCGTTTCATAAGTCAGTGCCGGTTTGGGTGGTACGAAATCGTGATGATCATACTTTAGTCAATTCCTGTTGACATTAATATACATCAAGGCTAATGATGTATACATCAGATTTATCTGATCAATACTACAAAAACAACTTTGGAGACAAAACGATGAAAATGCCATTCGCGAAAGTGGCCATGGCGGCCTCTCTGTCTATTCTCGTTTCCGGTGTTGCCGTTGCAGAAACCGTGCTTCGGGTGTCCCATCAGTTCCCTGGTGGCAAGGGTGATGTCAGGGACGAAATGGTTCAGTTGATGGCCCGCGAAGTTGCGGCCGCGGATGTGGGCCTGGAGCTCCAGGTCTACCCGGGGCAGTCCCTGTTCAAGGCCAAGGAACAGTGGGGCGCTCTGGTGCGTGGCCGTCTTGATATGACGTCTCTGCCTCTGGACTACGCCAGCGGTCGCCATCCCGAATTTTCCGCCACCCTGATGCCGGGTCTTGTCCGTAACCACGAACGTGCCGCCCGCCTGAACGACTCGGAATTCATGGGCATGATCAAGAAAGTGATCAATGACGCCGGCGCCCGCGTTCTCGCCGACGCCTGGCTGGCCGGGGGCTTTGCCTCCAACAAGCAGTGCATCACCTCACCGGATACCGTTCAGGGCCAGACCCTTCGCGCCGCCGGGCCCGCCTTCGACGAAATGCTGGCTACCGCTGGTGCCTCCATTGCCTCGATGCCGTCCTCGGAAATCTACACCGCGATGCAGACCGGCGTTCTCGATGGCGCCAACACCTCCTCCGGTTCCTTCGTGTCCTACCGCATTTACGAGCAGGTGACCTGCCTGACAGCCCCGGGAGAAAACGCCCTGTGGTTCATGTATGAGCCGGTACTCATCTCCGAGCGCAGCTGGAACAGCCTGAATGAAGAACAGCAGGCAGCACTGGCTGCGGCCGGCCAGAAGGCGGAAGAATACTTCGCCAAAGAGGCGGCCGGTCTGGACCAGAAGATGATCGACGTGTTCAAGGAGAACGGCGTTGAGGTCGTCAACATGTCTCCGGATAACTACCAGGCCTGGCTCGATATCGCCAAGAAGAGCTCCTACAAGACCTTCGCGGAAAACGTCCCTAACGGCCAGGCGCTGATTGATGCTGCGCTGGCTGTCGAGTAACCGGTAACTGCGCTTTCGTTCCGGTCTACCTGCCCCGGTGCTGCACCGGGGCAGGTGGTCGCTTCATCTTTCGGGTTCTCTTTATGTCTGAATCTACTGGTTATCAACCAGCCGCCGGTCGGGGAGTTGTCGGCGGCTATATCCGCCTGATGGACACACTCTCGGTGGCTGTCGCCATAGTGGCGGGCTTTCTTCTTTCGCTGGGCGTTCTTTCTGTCGTGCACATGGTGTTTGTTCGCTATGTCATGGGCGAAAGTACGATCTGGCAGACCGAATTCACCACGTTTGCCATCACCGCGTCGATGTTGCTGGGCACGCCCTATGTTCTGAAGACCGGAGGGCATGTTGCGGTGACCGTATTGCCGGACGCACTGCACGGCCTACCCAAGCGCCTGATGCGAATTTCCGCATCGCTCGTCGGCCTGGCGTTTTGTCTCGCCCTGGCCTACGGCTGCTGGTACTACTTCTACGAGGCGTACGCGTTTGACTGGACCACCGGTACAGTCTGGAACCCGCCCCTGTGGCCGGCCATTCTTCCCGTGGCCGTTGGGGCGTCTCTGTTGTCGCTGCAATACGTGGCTGAAATCCTTCGAGTGGAGCTCTGATCATGGATCCGGTTACCAGCGGTATTCTTGTTGTCATCTTCCTGCTCGTGCTCATGGCCATCGGAACCCCCATCGCCTTTGCCCTGGGCGCGGTGTCGCTCGGCGCACTGTTGCTGGATCGCGGTCTTGGTGAGCTGGTCTATTTTGGGGAAACTTTCTTTGGCAGCGTGGCCTCCTTCGGCTTTGTCGCCATTCCCATGTTTATTCTGATGGGCGCGGCCGTTGCTTCGTCGCCCACGGGGCGCGATCTGTATCGGTCTCTTGATCTGTGGATGGGCCGCCTGCCCGGCGGTCTGGCGATTTCCAACATTGCCGCCTGCTCCATCTTTGCGGCTCTGTCCGGCTCATCGCCGGCCACCAGCGCGGCGATCGGCAAGCTTGGCATCCCTGAAATGCGTAAGCGGGGCTACCCCGACGGGGTGGCGGCCGGCTGTATTGCCGCAGGCGGTACCCTCGGCATTCTCATTCCGCCCTCGGTTACCATGATTGTTTACGGTATTTCCACGGAAACCTCGATTGGCCGCCTGTTTATCGCTGGCGCCATTCCCGGACTCATGCTGGCGGTTCTGTTCATGGTCTGGACGCTGATTGCCTGCAAGCTGGCCGGGGGCTACAACACGCCCAGCCCGGTTGCGCAGGTGGCGGCCCAGGTCAAGGAGAACGTCGAGGGCAATCTCAAGGCCCTGGTTCGGGTGCTCCCGTTCCTGCTGGTGGTGATGGGCATCCTGTTTGCGCTTTATGGCGGCGTGGCGACGCCCTCTGAGGCGGCGGGTGTGGGTGCCTTCCTGTGCCTGGTGCTGGCCATTGCGGTGTATCGCATGTGGCAGGCCAAACCCGTGGGCAACATCATGCGCGACGCCTTGCGGGAAAGCGTGATGATCATGCTGATCATCGCAACCGCCGAGATCTTTGCCTTTGCTCTGTCGTCCCTGTTCATTACCCAG
This genomic interval carries:
- a CDS encoding universal stress protein; this encodes MLRVVACIDGSQAAPAVCDYAAWASRHMETPMMLLHVLDEERYPAEPDLAGNIGLGSREQLLEDLAELDRKRAKLALEHGHHLLDEAQRRVSAAGIEDVIQRQRHGGLAESLLALENQTRLLVMGLHGESSSERDTHIGSQLETVIRSMHRPILLVPDEYREPRSAMLAFDGSATAFKGVELLAGSPVLRGMPLHLVMIGPDTNDRWEQLRKAEKMLAGLGTEITLAIRAGDVEPALHAYQEEHDIDILVMGAYGHSRIRQFLVGSTTTTMLKTADKPLVVLR
- a CDS encoding GntR family transcriptional regulator; amino-acid sequence: MKRSNAQKLKDALEEDIINGRLLPGDKLDHDALAEKYNVSRTPIREAVQQLVVSGLVIVKPKKGTFVAKVGFDQLIEMFEVMAELEGMCGRLAARRIQPSELERLRTALERCEDRDVMSDPDEYYYENEEFHSCIYDASHNGFLASEARQLKQRLKPYRRLQLQARNRVSNSAAEHRRIYDAIASGNELEAERALKEHVLIQGTRFSDFVSQIRKFGHATPATA
- the dctP gene encoding TRAP transporter substrate-binding protein DctP, translating into MKMPFAKVAMAASLSILVSGVAVAETVLRVSHQFPGGKGDVRDEMVQLMAREVAAADVGLELQVYPGQSLFKAKEQWGALVRGRLDMTSLPLDYASGRHPEFSATLMPGLVRNHERAARLNDSEFMGMIKKVINDAGARVLADAWLAGGFASNKQCITSPDTVQGQTLRAAGPAFDEMLATAGASIASMPSSEIYTAMQTGVLDGANTSSGSFVSYRIYEQVTCLTAPGENALWFMYEPVLISERSWNSLNEEQQAALAAAGQKAEEYFAKEAAGLDQKMIDVFKENGVEVVNMSPDNYQAWLDIAKKSSYKTFAENVPNGQALIDAALAVE
- a CDS encoding TRAP transporter small permease subunit, producing the protein MSESTGYQPAAGRGVVGGYIRLMDTLSVAVAIVAGFLLSLGVLSVVHMVFVRYVMGESTIWQTEFTTFAITASMLLGTPYVLKTGGHVAVTVLPDALHGLPKRLMRISASLVGLAFCLALAYGCWYYFYEAYAFDWTTGTVWNPPLWPAILPVAVGASLLSLQYVAEILRVEL
- a CDS encoding TRAP transporter large permease, coding for MDPVTSGILVVIFLLVLMAIGTPIAFALGAVSLGALLLDRGLGELVYFGETFFGSVASFGFVAIPMFILMGAAVASSPTGRDLYRSLDLWMGRLPGGLAISNIAACSIFAALSGSSPATSAAIGKLGIPEMRKRGYPDGVAAGCIAAGGTLGILIPPSVTMIVYGISTETSIGRLFIAGAIPGLMLAVLFMVWTLIACKLAGGYNTPSPVAQVAAQVKENVEGNLKALVRVLPFLLVVMGILFALYGGVATPSEAAGVGAFLCLVLAIAVYRMWQAKPVGNIMRDALRESVMIMLIIATAEIFAFALSSLFITQTVAGAIADLEVNRWVLMGVINLFLLVAGFFLPPVAVIVMAAPILLPIIVAADFDPYWFAVILTINLEIGLITPPVGLNLFIIKGIAPDIALRDILLGSLPYALCMILGIILLCFFPQIALWLPDLIMGAGS